In Macadamia integrifolia cultivar HAES 741 chromosome 5, SCU_Mint_v3, whole genome shotgun sequence, a single window of DNA contains:
- the LOC122078749 gene encoding ornithine decarboxylase-like produces MDSDQMQAVSSSHEVLRSVLAAPGVKGKMVTSLSENGLTNLIQSIISKKQEQKDPFYVLDLGVVFSLVEKWNRSLPNVRPFYAVKCNPEPALLGALAALGTGFDCASRAEIEAVLSLGVSPDRIIFANPCKAESHIKYAAVVGVNLTTFDSQDEIEKIRKWHPTCSLLLRLKAPDDSGARSPLGAKYGALPEEVTPLLQACHAAGIAVAGISFHVGSGASHSRAYHGAISAAKAAFETAVELGMPRMSILNIGGGFTMGSNFNDAAVIIEEALESYFSNEPGLTIISEPGRFFAESAFTLAVNIIGKRVRGNLREYWINDGIYGSMNCLLYNHSTVTAMPLDPTGRGVKTYLSTVFGPTCDALDTVLTGHQLPELQVDDWLVFPNMGAYTTSAGSNFNGFNTSAIAIHLACSNPS; encoded by the coding sequence ATGGACAGTGATCAAATGCAAGCAGTGAGTTCAAGCCATGAGGTCCTCCGGTCAGTCTTGGCTGCGCCGGGGGTGAAAGGGAAGATGGTAACCAGCTTATCAGAGAATGGTCTAACCAATTTGATACAGTCCATCATCTCCAAGAAACAAGAGCAGAAAGACCCTTTCTACGTACTCGACCTGGGGGTGGTGTTTAGCCTAGTGGAGAAATGGAACCGTTCCCTTCCCAATGTCCGCCCCTTCTATGCTGTCAAGTGTAATCCAGAGCCGGCCCTCCTTGGTGCTCTTGCAGCTCTTGGTACTGGCTTCGACTGTGCTAGCCGGGCCGAGATCGAGGCCGTGTTATCACTGGGAGTCTCCCCAGATCGAATCATCTTTGCCAACCCATGTAAGGCTGAGTCCCATATCAAATACGCTGCTGTTGTCGGCGTTAACCTCACAACCTTCGACTCTCAGGATGAAATCGAGAAGATACGAAAGTGGCACCCAACGTGTTCGCTGTTGCTCCGACTTAAGGCCCCGGACGATAGCGGCGCAAGGTCCCCATTGGGGGCCAAGTACGGTGCATTGCCTGAAGAGGTTACGCCCCTCCTTCAAGCATGCCATGCTGCAGGTATTGCCGTCGCCGGAATCTCATTCCATGTGGGTAGCGGCGCTTCCCACTCACGCGCCTACCATGGCGCCATATCTGCGGCTAAAGCAGCCTTCGAGACGGCGGTGGAGCTTGGCATGCCCCGCATGAGCATCCTCAACATCGGCGGGGGTTTCACGATGGGTTCCAACTTCAACGATGCAGCTGTTATCATTGAGGAAGCTTTGGAGTCATACTTCTCAAATGAACCGGGTCTGACCATTATATCAGAGCCGGGTCGGTTCTTTGCGGAGAGCGCATTCACTTTGGCTGTCAACATTATAGGGAAGCGTGTACGTGGCAACCTTAGGGAGTACTGGATCAACGATGGGATCTATGGGTCCATGAATTGTTTACTGTACAACCATTCGACCGTGACAGCGATGCCGTTGGACCCAACCGGTCGAGGGGTGAAGACCTATCTGTCGACGGTGTTTGGGCCCACATGTGATGCTCTGGACACAGTTCTGACGGGGCACCAACTACCGGAGCTCCAGGTAGACGACTGGCTTGTGTTTCCCAACATGGGTGCTTACACAACGTCTGCTGGGTCCAACTTCAATGGCTTCAACACTTCAGCCATTGCCATTCACCTTGCCTGTTCGAATCCGAGTTAA